TATGTATTCTGAAGACGGGTTTTAATCTTTGTGTTTAACATGTTACATGAACTGGTTGCTGATGAATAAATGATGCCTATGATCACACCAGACCCTAATGGTAAGTAACTCTGTGATCCATGTTccctcttttcattctttatctCTTCATGGATGTTTGGATAGCACAAGAAACTGCTGATTTCTATTACCGAGAAAAATTGAACTAGAAAAGCCTTTTTTGTGTATTAATAACAGGATTAGAATGTCATTTTGAAGTTCTTGTATGGTCTACTATTGATCATGCATCAAATTACTGATCTTCTTAATGCACCAATCAATTATCCAATCTATTTCCAAAAGTGGGTCTGGGATTTTGGTATCAACTGGGGTGTTAGGATCTATGCTTTACTGCTAGTGAAACAAGTTCCAATTGTGTTATGACAATGATCAATCTGGTGCAGGGCCAATGTGGTATAAGGGggtttatcatttattttaccAATACAATCCATATGGAGCATTGTTTGGTGATTTTATGATATGGGCGCATTCTGTATCATATGATCTCATCAACTGGATTCATCTCAATCATGCCCTTTGCCCAACAGAACCATATGACATCAACAGTTGCTGGTCTGGTTCTGCTACAATTCTTCCTGGGAAAGGACCTGTCATTTTATACACTGGAATTGATGCTAACCATTGTCAGGTTCAGAATATGGCAATGCCAAAGAATCTGTCTGATCCATTTCTTGAAGAATGGATAAAATTTGCTCAAAATCCTATCATGACACCTCCTGATGGTGTTGAAGGGAACAATTTTAGAGATCCTACAACAGCTTGGTTGAGTCATGATGGAAAATGGAGCGTGATCATTGGAAGCTGGAACAATAATCAAGGAATGGCAATTCTGTATCAaagtgaagatttttttaactgGACTAAGTACCGAGATCCTCTATATTCAACTGAAAGAACTGGGATGTGGGAGTGCCCGGACTTTTATCCTGTGTGTGTTAATAGCACAGATGGAGTAGATACTTCTGTCCTGAATGCGGGTGTTAAACATGTGATGAAGGCAAGCTTCAATTCTCATGACTATTACATGATTGGTACTTATGTCCCAGAGATGGAAAAATTCATTCCTGATAATGACTTTACCAGTACCGGTATGGACTTGAGGTATGACCATGGAAAATTTTATGCTTCAAAGACATTCTTTGACAGTGTCAAGAATAGGAGAATCTTATGGGGTTGGGTAAATGAGTCTGATAGCATAGAAGATGACATGGACAAAGGATGGTCTGGACTTCAGGTGAGTTGAATTTAAGTGAAGGCATGCtgttcttgtttttaatttttggctGTGAAAAGTTGGATCTCTAGCTTAgttcaaattcatttgtttttttactgggttataaatgtaataaaatgCGGTGAACTGTTTTCTTTTAACATCGTTGAACCTAACTTATTTTTGACTCTTCCTTGCAGTCTATTCCTAGGCACATTTGGTTGGATAGGAGTGGAAAGCAATTAGTGCAGTGGCCCATTGAGGAAATCAACAAACTACATGGCAAGAAAGTCAGTTTCCTTGATAAGAAAATTGATAGTGAGTCAATATTTGAAGTTCAAGGCATTACTGCTGCACAGGTGAATAGTTGAATTCCAGTTAGCAGAGAAAAGTAGCAGTTGAATTGAAATGTTGTCTCATGATTAAGCTGCATTTCTTccaagtttctttttttctgtctGAGTATCTCAGATTGAAGTTGTTTGCATTGATTTAACTCTTCAGTCGTGACAACTTCCTCATTTCTTAAAAAAGGCAGATGTGGAGGTTGTTTTTGAGTTGCCAGAACTGCAAGAGGCTGAGTTCTTGAACCTTACTGCAGTTGATCCTCAGCTACTTTGTTCTGACGCAAATGCATCAATCAAAGGCAGATTGGGTCCATTTGGTTTATTAACTTTAGCATCGAAGGACTTAACTGAACAAACTGCGATTTTCTTCCGGATATTTAAAGGCCTGAAAGGATATGTAGTACTCATGTGCAGTGATCAAAGCAGGTTCTCCCTTAGTCCCTTTAACAAATCCAAATGTAGAACAAGCACTAAATATCAAATAACTTGAACTTATACTGTACCTAATACCTGCTAACAGATCTGCTCTTCGAGATGAGGTCGATAAAACCACATATGGAGCTTTCATAGATATCGACCCTCAGCgtgaaaatatttcattaagaAGCTTGGTGAGTTGATtagtgatattgtttttttatagggaTTACCGTCCAATTGCAGTTTGGTTCAACATGCTTGTGCAATGCTTTGCAGATTGATCACTCCATTATTGAGAGTTTTGGTGGGGAAGGGAGAGCTTGCATCACCAATAGAGTTTATCCTAAGTTGGCTATTCATGAAGAAGCTCACCTGTTTATATTTAACAATGGAACCCTGAGCGTGACGATCTCTAGTCTGAATGCTTGGAGCATGAACAAAGCCCAAATCAATCACAAAGAAAACTTCATTTAAAAAGGAAGGAGCATCGCATGGCCTCTGCAGTCTGCTATAGTGTCTTGAGTGCAATGGATGTAAGATCTTTTGGCTGGTATAGGTGTCTTTACAGCCAATGAGTTGGCTGATTTACCATCCAATctactttgtttttaatttttatgtctcCGGGGCTTCTATACTTGGAGAAGATCAATGTATTCTCTTTTGTGCTTGCTAATGTCATTTACCCTTAAAAGCTGAAACAGAGAAGAGAAATAGAAGTTTACCAATGGTCCTATCAAAAAAACTGCAATGATGTCAGCTACCTTTCGAAGCTTTATGCTTCTTAGACATCTAGATTTGAGTTTTTCTAATTCTTCATTCATTGTATATCAAGAGATTCAAATTCGAAACAAgctaatcttgtttttttatccgcATTTTGAGTTTCTTGCACCGCATGGAGAGCACTTTGTTAATTGATTGACTAGGCATGGTTTCACTTACAATTACTATACATTCATGGTGTTGCTCTCACAATTTCACTGTCCATGATGATTGGCTTGTGAGCAGCATCAAGAATAAGCCCAATCAGGCAGGAATTCTCCTATACCACCATTTTTCAAAGGCACCGTGGCCACCTGTTGAAAGGTGGAGAATGAAACTGATACAATTTCCATCTTGGGAAACTAATTAAGGAATCATTGACAGATTCTGCATGCGTGCGGTAGTAAGGTTGAAATGTTGTCTTTGATCTGTCATAAGAGATGCAATCATACTCTCAAACGATGGCAAATGAGCTCCTGAGCGCTAAAAATgtaaaatcctataaaaagacttttgatctttttttaatattattctagtaaataatattttcactcACAATCTACAATCTACTGtgagaaggaaaaaattataaaaacaatgtttttaatccctcttgttttaaaattttggtaATAGTTgcattaaatttttcatattcCCATGAATTTTTCTTCCCAGTCCACCTGTAAAAACCCATTTTCATTACTGGGAAGCGGTCACAAAGTCTCAAGTCtatttctatcaattttttatagCAATTTGGATTAGACTACTGAATTCCTGGAATCTTAAACCCCCCCagactgaaaaatatttaattattttaaaaatattgaatttaaaaatgcaAGTTGAAAGTTCAATTCACTTGGTAGAAACAGAAGGAGAAAATCGGCAGAGAAACCTATGTTCTATTGGACTTGCACAGGCTGTTGACCTGAAAACCTTTAATGGAGATATCTGTTATTTGGGTGGTTGGATTCTGCGTTTTGTTGGTTGACCATGGAGTCCAAGCCTCCCATCAAAGTAGCAGAAACCTTCAGGAAACAGACCAGCCATACAGAACTGGGTATCACTTTCAACCTCCTAAAAACTGGATGAATGGTACGCCTTCACAGTTTTCATTCTATGTGTGTTCCTCTCTTTATTATTCTTTATGGCATTTCATAATCTCTGATCTCTTCTTCtgttgcttcttttttcttgcacCATTTGGCATGTTGTAATTGGGAATTTTGCACTGCAGACCCCAATGGTAAGCTCTCTAGTTACCCTCATCCTACTGTTTTCCTTTatgattaaaatcttttttcccCAGTATACTCTTTTGAATTAGATTCATgctttaattatcaaacaatgtAATAGGATAGATATATCAAAGACAAATTGCCAATGTTTTTTGTCAGAATGTGCATTCTTGACCTGATTATTCCTTGGGAAGCTCTCTTGTTAAGTAAGAGCATGCCTGATACCTTTTCTTCTCCAGatttttcctcttctttgtGTTTTCCTTGCGGGTTATTTCCTCTGTGGTTTTTTGTGTGGCATAGCACAGTGATAGAGAACTGACATTATGAGTTCCAACCGAACATTGTAGACAAAATATACATCATGGTCTAATTAAGATTTATCGCTCACAGGACCACTGTACTACAAGGGAGTATACCATCTGTTTTATCAGTACAATCCAGATGGAGCAGTATGGGGGAATATTATATGGGCTCATTCAGTGTCATATGATCTTGTCAATTGGGTTCATATTGATCATGCAATTTATCCAACGCAGCCTTCTGACATCAATGGTTGCTGGTCCGGCTCCACCACAATCCTTCCTGGGGAAAAACCTGCCATTCTATACACTGGAATCGACACTAAGAATCATCAAGTTCAAAACCTGGCAGTGCCTAAGAACCTGTCTGACCCTCTGCTGAGGGAATGGATAAAATCACCTTATAATCCCCTAATGACTCCTGTTGATGGCATTGATCCTGATCTTTATAGAGACCCAACAACTGCTTGGCAAGGCCCTGACAAGATTTGGCGAGTTATCGTTGGAAGTCAGATTAATGGTCATGGAAGAGCAATTCTATATCGAAGCAAAGATTTTGTTAACTGGACTAGAATGGACAGCCCACTTCACTCATCAGGAAAAACTGAGATGTGGGAGTGCCCGGATTTCTTTCCTGTCAGTACCAGCAGCACAAACGGAGTTGATACCTCTTCCCAAGATAAATCTACCAAGCATGTACTAAAAGCAAGCTTCAATCATCATGACTACTACATATTGGGAAGTTATATGCCTGAAAATGACAAATTTTCAGTCGAAACTAACTTCATGGACAGTGGTGTGGATCTGCGGTATGATTATGGTAAATTTTATGCTTCGAAGACATTTTTCGACGGAGCAATGAACAGGCGAATTTTGTGGGGATGGATAAATGAGTCTGATAGTGAATCAGATGACATCAAGAAAGGCTGGTCTGGACTTCAGGTAATGTCAAGCTTATATCACCTGTATTTGTAGAATCAGCCTAGAATAGTTTCGAAACAGGAGAATATTTACTGgaaaaaatgattaatcaaCATCCTTGTTTCCTGGTAGAAATGAATCATGTCATAGAACTTTCAGTCTtgcatgcaaaaaaaatttgaacacCAGATAACAATGTGTGTATTTTGCTTCCAGTCAATTCCTAGAACTGTTCTTCTTAGTATAAATGGAAAGCAATTAGTACAGTGGCCGGTTAAAGAAATCGAGAAACTACGTTCCAAGAACGTGAGTTTCCATGATAAGAAGCTGAAGTCTGGATCAGTACTTGAAGTTCCTGGTATAACAGCTTCTCAGGTAATTATGAAATTGAGTCTGAATACTGGCTATGCCTAATGACTCGTTAAGATTATTCATAGTTGAAATAATTACGTTTCTTTTTCCTGTTTTCCTTTTGAAGGCTGATGTAGATGTTTCATTTGAGTTGCTCAATTTGGAAGATGCTGAGATACTGGACCCAAGCTGGACAGATCCCCAACTGCTTTGCAGTCAAAAGAAAGCTTCAGTCAGAGGCAAGCTTGGGCCATTTGGATTATTAGCCTTTGCCACCAAGGACTTAAAAGAGCAAACTGCAATCTACTTCAGAATATTTAGAAGCAATCACAAATATATTGTGCTCATGTGTAGTGATCAAAGCAGGTTAGTTATACGACTTGTTTACAAGGAAGCTACCATTCCAGTTTAAGGAAGCTACCATTCCagtttttcttgcaattaaactGGCATGACCCTCAACTTCAGATTTAAATCTCAACAGGTCTTCTGTAAGAGAAGAGCTTGATAAAACCACGTATGGAGCTTTCGTAGACATGGATCCTCGCCATGAGAATATTACACTGAGAAGCTTGGTATGCTAAGTGGAAGAGATGCTCGTTAGCTATGTGACAAACCACATATTTTGTTATTGCTATGTGGTTGAGTTTTGTTGATTTGATTCTTTTTGTAGATTGACCACTCAATAGTTGAGAGTTTTGGTGGTGAAGGAAGGGCTTGCATCACTGCTAGGGCTTATGCAAAGCTGGCAATTCACAAGCAAGCGTACCTATTTGCATTCAACAATGGTACTTCAAGTGTCAAAATCTCAAGGCTTAATGCCTGGTCCATGGAGAATGCTCAAATTGTTTCTACCACGAAACGAAGGAAGCCACACCTTTAGTTTGAAGAGCTATTGTTGTCAACGAAGCAGAATTAGATgacataaaaagcaaaacaacaaacaaatttcttccttttcttttgaagtgTTAACAATTCTtgaatttagatttaatttttatccgaatttccttttttttttttattgaaaatgcaTCACCCACTGACCTGTAATATCTGTCCATCTTGTGTTTTCTCTAAGTTTTCCTTGGATTCCTGCTCTATCTCTTGGATGCGTGTCGACGATTTCATCCATATAGAACCTCAAACAGTGTGGTTTTAAGTGATACATGGAAGTTTTATTATACCACCACTTGGCCATTAGCAACCAAGAGGACCAACTCCTAGGGACAATGGGTCATCACCTGCAAAACAGTGTAGCTAGGCAccttttagggttttattagTTACTTCAGCTACCCGCTAGTCCGAGGATGGTAGGCAGAGGATAAGTGTAACTGGACCCGGCCCCTGAGACCTGAACAATTCCTGCCAAACATTATTGGTGAAAGCGGAGTCCTTGTTTGCTATAATAGAATCAAGCATCCCATGAAGTTTTAGAACATGATGAGAGCTACCTATAGAGCAGTATAACGAAGCCCAATAGCCATAGAATGAGCGTGTTTAGAAAGTTTGTCCACTGCTAACATAATACAGGGCGGCGGTTGGACAAGGGAAGCTCTCAATGAAGTCCATGGATATGAATTTCCAAGGTCTTTCAAGCACGTATGAGTAATTAAGGGCTGTAGTAAACCAGGATGTCTCGTATTTTTCATCTTTGCCTGTAACACGCCTCACGACGcctgatgtgatttttttacctcAAACTCCATCCCCGCCTCAAAAAACCCCTTCTAGCTCGTCTCAAGACTCTTTTACACCCCGGATGACCAGCTACAGAGTTGCCATGCATGTATTGCATGATAGACTTCTTGGGAGGATATTTTCTGCTGCTATAGATTCTCCCTTTATAAAGTACCCACTCCTCCCTGCATTTGATACCTTAAGACACCACTTGTCCCCCTCTCCATCTGTTTGAAAGTATCTTGTACTTGAGGGTCATTATGATAACTCTCCCTAAATACCTAGAATGATAAACACACTGATAGGTTATAGATTTCAATATTCTTGTGTTTTATCATCGGTCCTGCATATTCTTTTTCTGGTACAGGCTGTTAGTTTTTCACCAGTTACATATATGATGGATGGTTCATTATAGTAGATGGTTTGCATAAATTatcacatttatttattataaacttTGTACTGACTAATGAAATCCAAAGCTTTTTGCATATGATAGAATGTTTTTGTTCATGCTAACTGTTTAAATACATCACTGAAACTCCATAATGAAATCCAACGTGCTGTCTTTTGTTCATTTATTGCCCAGATTGCAAGGACTTTTGGACCTGAATTCTTGTCGAAGGTTTATCTAGCTGGGGCAATTGGTAGCTCAGTGCTCCCCTTGCCGCGCCATGGCTTCATGGCTTTATCATCGAAGGTACAGCAGTACTCCTGCGCAACAATTCCATCATGCTCTGTTCTGGAAAAAGTAACATCATCATCTCTTTTTCATCTCCCGGTTGACAAGCAGAAAGGGAGATGAGAAGACAACGTGGGGTCTTCCCTGTGCTAACCTTTAGCTGTGAACAGCTTAGTTTATACTAAACTGAATTGGAAACTTTATAAATCTTCTATCACAAATTTCATTGCAATGAATGAAAACACTTAGAATGTACATGTTTTAAGTCAGTAATTGGAGACGGATTAGTAGATCTCCTAGTTATCTATTAATTTCATTACTCAAAGTCACCTCTTTCCCAcacagataaaataaaaattgcaccaattaattaataaaagataaaaaaaaaaacatagtataTACTTTTTCATAAAACCAATTTCTTAATCTTGATCATCCTCTTTGACGTGgttcatcatttttaattttttaattttatagcataattatttttattgtattatttatttaattgttgagATTTACAAGAATTGCTTGATTTAGGAATCTCAATTCGGATTTTATAAGATAGGTaagttgtaataaaaaaatctataaggATTTTAGGTCTAtaactaatataaatataaatgtctattttttttattgaagattattgaattaaattttttctaaatgtATCAGAGTTTTCTCTACAATTAATTGGGACCATAATTTCAATAAAGAGATGCTCGGCATACAAAGACTCGTTGAGTCAATTGTCACGACAACCCATAATggattgtgttttatttatatattgcaTTTTCATagttcttttaaatatttattccaTCTCACATTGCCTAGCTTGTTCATGATTCCAAACATTGTTTAATGATTCATCAAGtgtcaattttacaaaattgaaaattgctaaatgaaaagcaaaatgatcaaataaaaaaagcatgcaAATGACAAGAGAAAATTGAAGGACTATTCATAATTACAGGTGCAAAAAAGGAAGgatgcaaatgaaaaaaaaattgaggtgaataaaaaagtttgaagatcctaaaaaaaaaaaggatgtgaatgaaaaaaaaacttaaaagtggAAACACTATTCATataatttcttagaaaaaaaagagattgaatatttgttttagtttgaaattaagtttttaaagttttaattggattaaattaataaaattaaattttattttgccaaACCGAGCATTAACTCAACTTTGAAACATATTCTTAACATCAAGAAAACCCTATATAAAGTCAacctaaataaaatatcaaactcaatttgaagttaatttaatgtgaaatgattaaattaagaacaaaaaagtaaagtctcaagaaaaataaaaataaaaagg
The Populus nigra chromosome 3, ddPopNigr1.1, whole genome shotgun sequence genome window above contains:
- the LOC133688890 gene encoding beta-fructofuranosidase, insoluble isoenzyme CWINV1-like, coding for MEISVIWVVGFCVLLVDHGVQASHQSSRNLQETDQPYRTGYHFQPPKNWMNDPNGPLYYKGVYHLFYQYNPDGAVWGNIIWAHSVSYDLVNWVHIDHAIYPTQPSDINGCWSGSTTILPGEKPAILYTGIDTKNHQVQNLAVPKNLSDPLLREWIKSPYNPLMTPVDGIDPDLYRDPTTAWQGPDKIWRVIVGSQINGHGRAILYRSKDFVNWTRMDSPLHSSGKTEMWECPDFFPVSTSSTNGVDTSSQDKSTKHVLKASFNHHDYYILGSYMPENDKFSVETNFMDSGVDLRYDYGKFYASKTFFDGAMNRRILWGWINESDSESDDIKKGWSGLQSIPRTVLLSINGKQLVQWPVKEIEKLRSKNVSFHDKKLKSGSVLEVPGITASQADVDVSFELLNLEDAEILDPSWTDPQLLCSQKKASVRGKLGPFGLLAFATKDLKEQTAIYFRIFRSNHKYIVLMCSDQSRSSVREELDKTTYGAFVDMDPRHENITLRSLIDHSIVESFGGEGRACITARAYAKLAIHKQAYLFAFNNGTSSVKISRLNAWSMENAQIVSTTKRRKPHL
- the LOC133689834 gene encoding beta-fructofuranosidase, insoluble isoenzyme CWINV1-like, whose protein sequence is MMPMITPDPNGPMWYKGVYHLFYQYNPYGALFGDFMIWAHSVSYDLINWIHLNHALCPTEPYDINSCWSGSATILPGKGPVILYTGIDANHCQVQNMAMPKNLSDPFLEEWIKFAQNPIMTPPDGVEGNNFRDPTTAWLSHDGKWSVIIGSWNNNQGMAILYQSEDFFNWTKYRDPLYSTERTGMWECPDFYPVCVNSTDGVDTSVLNAGVKHVMKASFNSHDYYMIGTYVPEMEKFIPDNDFTSTGMDLRYDHGKFYASKTFFDSVKNRRILWGWVNESDSIEDDMDKGWSGLQSIPRHIWLDRSGKQLVQWPIEEINKLHGKKVSFLDKKIDSESIFEVQGITAAQADVEVVFELPELQEAEFLNLTAVDPQLLCSDANASIKGRLGPFGLLTLASKDLTEQTAIFFRIFKGLKGYVVLMCSDQSRSALRDEVDKTTYGAFIDIDPQRENISLRSLIDHSIIESFGGEGRACITNRVYPKLAIHEEAHLFIFNNGTLSVTISSLNAWSMNKAQINHKENFI